Proteins encoded by one window of Swingsia samuiensis:
- the fliF gene encoding flagellar basal-body MS-ring/collar protein FliF: MKALLTNLKQLGLPRLAALGIVGAIMVVFLGFLAFQGTGSLKTLLYRDLDPREAGEIVEQLNKAHIRYVLQQGGQEIRVSEGDVAPARLLLARNGLPSGGSVGYEIFDKNNNFTATEFEQNINETRALEGELERSIRLIHGVQNARVHLVLRHRELFSAEEQSAQASVLLSLDGGRRLDEENVAAIVNLVAAAVPGLETKNISIIDNHGHVLIRQGDGSVSGKETPDRQRQALEQRLSREVEDMLTAFVGEGHIRVESNITMNNDRVQETQESYDPDQQVLRSQQTKNEKSINTQANSNTSVANNLPNASAGQPQSGNQNSRQELTENYEISKKVRTLIQDQPRISRMSIAVMVDGTMSADGKGKPVWHSLPPEEINRLSALTKSAIGFDAKRGDSVTIMSMKFSHTDEKFFEKKQTFIEKVITNPYFLQFTHLLIFALGVLLISFFIIKPLLKERPTSSINALIPQNNNIVDAEIQSGSERIQVDGVNGTVNASFVKKAINLVESTPEESVAVIRDWIKPQHN; the protein is encoded by the coding sequence GTGAAGGCTCTTTTAACGAATTTGAAGCAACTCGGATTGCCACGTCTTGCCGCTTTAGGCATTGTTGGAGCTATCATGGTCGTATTTTTAGGCTTCCTTGCATTTCAAGGAACAGGAAGTCTAAAGACTTTGCTGTATCGTGATTTAGATCCTCGAGAAGCTGGAGAAATTGTAGAGCAGCTGAATAAGGCTCATATACGATATGTTCTTCAGCAAGGAGGCCAAGAAATTCGTGTCAGTGAAGGAGATGTTGCGCCAGCACGTCTTTTACTAGCACGGAACGGTCTGCCTTCTGGAGGTTCAGTTGGATACGAAATTTTTGATAAAAATAACAATTTCACAGCGACTGAATTTGAACAAAATATTAACGAAACAAGAGCTTTAGAAGGAGAGCTAGAGCGTTCTATTCGTTTGATACATGGTGTTCAAAATGCGCGTGTTCATCTCGTTCTTCGGCATAGGGAGTTATTTTCAGCAGAGGAGCAATCTGCTCAAGCAAGTGTTCTCTTATCTTTAGATGGTGGTCGTCGTTTGGATGAAGAGAATGTGGCTGCAATTGTTAATTTAGTTGCGGCTGCAGTTCCTGGCTTAGAAACCAAGAATATTTCAATCATTGATAATCATGGACATGTTTTAATTCGACAAGGTGATGGTAGTGTTTCTGGCAAGGAAACACCTGATCGGCAAAGGCAAGCTCTTGAACAAAGGCTTTCAAGAGAAGTGGAGGATATGCTGACAGCCTTTGTTGGAGAGGGGCATATTCGAGTAGAGTCGAATATCACGATGAACAATGATCGTGTTCAGGAAACGCAAGAAAGTTATGATCCTGATCAGCAAGTTCTGCGTTCACAACAAACAAAAAATGAAAAGAGTATAAATACTCAAGCTAATTCTAATACCAGTGTTGCGAATAATTTACCCAATGCAAGTGCTGGGCAACCTCAAAGTGGAAATCAAAACTCCCGCCAAGAGCTGACAGAAAATTATGAAATCAGCAAGAAAGTTAGAACGTTAATTCAAGATCAGCCCAGAATTTCCAGGATGAGTATTGCTGTGATGGTTGATGGAACGATGAGTGCTGATGGGAAAGGAAAGCCTGTTTGGCATTCACTGCCACCAGAAGAAATAAACCGACTATCAGCCTTAACTAAAAGTGCCATTGGGTTTGATGCTAAACGAGGGGATAGTGTGACAATTATGTCGATGAAGTTCTCTCATACAGATGAAAAATTCTTTGAAAAGAAACAGACATTTATAGAAAAGGTTATTACAAACCCATATTTTTTACAGTTCACTCATTTATTAATTTTTGCATTGGGGGTGTTATTAATATCATTTTTTATTATCAAACCGCTTCTGAAAGAACGGCCTACTAGTAGTATAAATGCCTTAATCCCACAAAATAACAATATAGTTGACGCCGAAATTCAGTCAGGTTCAGAAAGAATACAAGTAGATGGGGTCAATGGAACTGTTAACGCATCTTTTGTGAAAAAAGCAATTAATTTGGTGGAATCTACTCCTGAGGAAAGTGTTGCTGTCATACGTGACTGGATAAAGCCTCAACATAATTAA
- a CDS encoding flagellar motor switch protein FliG, whose product MKLLQHETTGSQKAAILMMTLGEANCALLFEQMKEEEIRKISVAMSELGIVTAETVERVCKEFSHNMGSTGSFVGDLETTERLLKNSLSDNRADAIMQEIRGPAGRTMWEKLGNVSENVLANYLKQEHPQTVAVVLKYIKVDHAAKVLGLFEEDFAVEVMERMLNTHQVSNEILQSIEKALRLEFVGNAPKNSQKDSYEVLADIFNNFDRRNEERFMAALEVRSLNDAERVKNLMFTFEDLVKLSPEGLTVLLSKASRDLLPIALKGASDGLRKSFFNTMSERARRMLEDEINNLGPVRIKDVDLAQSKFVQIAKDLLEQNEIDILDLDSSDNEFI is encoded by the coding sequence ATGAAATTATTGCAGCACGAAACAACTGGGTCACAAAAAGCGGCTATTTTGATGATGACGCTTGGTGAAGCGAATTGTGCGCTTTTGTTTGAACAAATGAAAGAAGAGGAAATACGAAAAATCTCAGTAGCGATGTCTGAACTTGGAATTGTTACGGCAGAAACTGTTGAGCGGGTTTGCAAAGAGTTTAGCCATAATATGGGGTCGACAGGTTCTTTTGTTGGTGATCTGGAAACGACGGAACGATTGTTAAAAAACTCTTTGTCTGACAATCGAGCAGATGCGATTATGCAAGAAATTCGGGGACCAGCTGGACGCACAATGTGGGAGAAGTTGGGAAATGTTTCTGAAAATGTTTTAGCTAATTATTTAAAACAAGAACATCCACAGACTGTAGCGGTAGTTTTAAAGTATATCAAAGTAGATCATGCCGCTAAGGTATTAGGATTATTTGAGGAGGATTTTGCTGTCGAGGTTATGGAGCGAATGCTCAATACTCACCAAGTATCTAATGAGATTTTGCAGAGTATAGAGAAAGCGTTACGTTTAGAGTTTGTTGGGAATGCTCCTAAGAACTCTCAAAAAGATAGTTATGAAGTTTTAGCTGATATTTTTAATAATTTTGACCGTCGAAACGAAGAGCGCTTTATGGCAGCTCTTGAGGTTCGAAGCTTAAATGATGCTGAACGTGTGAAAAATTTGATGTTCACATTTGAAGATTTGGTAAAACTTTCTCCAGAAGGATTAACGGTTCTTTTAAGTAAAGCATCGCGTGATTTATTACCGATCGCTCTTAAAGGAGCAAGTGACGGATTAAGGAAGTCATTTTTTAATACGATGTCAGAGCGTGCAAGGCGCATGTTAGAAGACGAAATTAATAATTTAGGACCAGTACGAATAAAAGATGTCGATTTGGCTCAAAGTAAATTTGTACAAATTGCAAAGGATTTATTAGAGCAAAATGAGATTGATATATTGGATCTGGATTCATCTGATAATGAGTTTATTTAA
- the fliN gene encoding flagellar motor switch protein FliN yields MPRTARDLEAIYDIPVTVSVVLGKTTMPVNQLLRLGRGAIVELDRKIGDPVDILVNNRLIARGEIVMVDDSRLGVTMTEIIKTEKITHDRH; encoded by the coding sequence ATGCCTCGTACGGCTCGAGATTTAGAGGCGATTTACGATATCCCTGTAACGGTAAGTGTTGTTTTAGGAAAAACAACAATGCCTGTTAATCAGCTTTTACGCTTAGGGCGTGGAGCAATTGTTGAACTGGATCGGAAGATAGGGGATCCGGTTGATATATTGGTGAATAATCGTCTCATTGCACGCGGTGAGATTGTTATGGTGGATGATAGCCGCTTAGGCGTTACCATGACGGAAATAATAAAAACAGAAAAAATAACTCATGACCGACACTAA